One window of Dyadobacter sandarakinus genomic DNA carries:
- a CDS encoding TMEM175 family protein, whose protein sequence is MHNHRPTDRLEYFSDAVLAIAATLLATELPKPEAGTDLLQELIKEWPHYAAFAASFLFICIAWSNHHNMYIYIKQTNQHLLILNVLFLMFVTLQSFTTGLLARQVGKPDERTAALIYHTTLVLMTLLYNCVWWYAIKKKDLLEENADPRLIQLLTREYAIAPALHLAALIICLWSVALSIIPIILLYIYFALPRLSEKKINDKKTNTSSIIPKINA, encoded by the coding sequence ATGCACAATCACCGGCCAACTGACAGACTCGAATATTTTAGCGACGCTGTTTTAGCTATAGCGGCAACGTTGCTTGCTACGGAATTGCCCAAACCTGAAGCCGGAACCGACTTACTGCAGGAACTTATCAAAGAGTGGCCTCACTATGCTGCATTCGCCGCGTCTTTCCTGTTTATATGCATTGCCTGGTCCAACCATCACAACATGTATATTTATATAAAACAGACCAATCAGCACCTACTTATATTGAATGTCTTGTTTTTAATGTTCGTAACGCTGCAATCTTTCACCACAGGATTATTGGCCCGCCAGGTAGGTAAGCCGGACGAACGAACGGCAGCATTAATCTATCACACAACATTGGTGCTTATGACATTGCTTTATAACTGCGTCTGGTGGTATGCAATCAAAAAGAAAGACCTTTTGGAAGAAAATGCCGATCCAAGGCTCATTCAACTGCTGACCAGGGAATATGCAATTGCCCCCGCACTGCATTTGGCTGCCTTGATCATTTGTTTGTGGAGTGTAGCACTAAGTATTATACCTATTATATTGTTATACATTTATTTCGCCCTGCCACGTCTTAGTGAAAAAAAGATAAATGACAAGAAGACCAATACCAGCAGTATAATTCCAAAGATTAACGCTTAA
- a CDS encoding cysteine desulfurase family protein codes for MDDKKMIYLDNNSTTQLDPRVLEVMMPFLTSEFGNAASSHTFGRRINNHVKSARENIAALLQCDPGEVVFTSGATEAVNLGLKGVAKNYRSKGNHIITANTEHPAVLDTCKSLEADGYDITYLPVDRDGLIDLMELKAAIKEATILICVMYVNNETGVIQPISDIADTAHEHGALFMCDATQAIGRIPINVYSLGIDLLAFSAHKFYGPKGIGGLFIQHKQPKVKMSPILHGGGHEHGLRSGTLNVPGIVGMAMAAQLAMNEMQRDADHVTMLRTYLEESLLKEENAFLNGSYDHRLYNTANLGFKGIDANVVIGRLQGIALSNGSACTSAIMEPSHVLKAMGLSNEDAYSSIRFSLGRFNSLMDIETTISTIKPLLVNAF; via the coding sequence ATGGACGATAAGAAAATGATCTATTTAGACAACAATTCAACCACTCAACTTGATCCACGAGTTTTGGAAGTAATGATGCCTTTTCTTACCTCAGAATTCGGGAATGCAGCAAGCAGCCATACATTTGGCCGACGAATTAATAATCATGTAAAGTCTGCAAGGGAAAATATTGCAGCGTTGTTGCAGTGCGATCCCGGAGAAGTCGTCTTTACCTCGGGTGCAACAGAGGCGGTAAATTTAGGCTTAAAAGGCGTTGCAAAGAATTACAGAAGCAAGGGAAATCACATCATTACAGCGAACACCGAGCATCCGGCAGTACTAGATACCTGCAAAAGCCTAGAGGCAGATGGATACGACATTACTTATCTTCCAGTGGACCGAGATGGTTTGATCGACTTAATGGAGTTAAAAGCTGCAATTAAGGAAGCAACTATTCTTATTTGTGTCATGTATGTAAACAATGAAACCGGAGTTATTCAGCCAATAAGTGATATCGCTGACACCGCTCACGAGCACGGTGCGTTATTTATGTGTGATGCGACACAAGCTATTGGAAGGATTCCGATCAATGTTTATTCTCTAGGAATCGATTTATTAGCTTTCTCAGCTCACAAGTTCTACGGCCCAAAAGGAATCGGTGGCCTTTTCATACAGCATAAGCAACCCAAAGTCAAGATGTCACCTATTCTTCATGGCGGTGGGCACGAACATGGCTTACGCAGCGGGACCCTCAATGTTCCGGGAATCGTGGGAATGGCGATGGCGGCACAGTTAGCGATGAATGAGATGCAACGGGACGCCGATCATGTCACAATGTTGAGAACCTATCTCGAGGAAAGTCTTTTGAAAGAAGAAAACGCTTTTCTCAATGGCAGCTATGACCACAGGCTTTATAATACTGCCAACTTAGGATTTAAAGGCATTGATGCAAACGTAGTAATTGGAAGACTACAAGGAATAGCTTTATCAAACGGCTCTGCATGTACATCTGCAATTATGGAACCTTCGCACGTCCTCAAAGCTATGGGGCTGAGCAATGAAGACGCTTATTCGTCTATCCGATTTAGCTTGGGTCGATTCAATTCCCTTATGGACATTGAGACAACCATATCAACAATAAAACCACTTCTAGTAAACGCATTTTAA
- a CDS encoding protein kinase domain-containing protein, whose translation MSFTFPDNATIVNGALKNFGPRNTFVDINTLVPQDNLIEINGISYYYTYLGSTSGNKGGNSIILKLYESQFFDTDDIEYGEPERILKISKSKITKFPNNSEKRFTKEIDALKRCNEKSFQNVINIFQSGVCRILNQWRNGYDQHQFYTMEFAQADLKSYIEQNNREMGTDEKIRLCLSLCEGLKELYTVGYYHRDIKPDNIFIIGSEWKIGDLGLISERDGVEEVDRIADFIGPKGWMSPEAMNKYLCEGKGFRYKHNCCIDHQSDIFQLGKVFWYIFQHNAPIGSVKESDFQVRNSVIYSILKTMLSHSKSKRYKNIDEIIKLLKTCEVKAFRQLVA comes from the coding sequence ATGAGCTTCACCTTCCCTGACAACGCTACTATCGTCAATGGCGCTCTTAAAAACTTCGGCCCGAGAAATACTTTTGTTGATATAAATACACTCGTACCACAAGACAACTTAATAGAAATCAATGGTATCAGCTATTACTATACATATTTAGGTTCCACGTCTGGCAATAAAGGAGGTAACTCCATAATTTTGAAACTGTATGAAAGTCAATTTTTTGACACGGATGATATTGAATACGGAGAGCCGGAACGCATTCTGAAGATATCGAAGAGCAAGATAACCAAATTTCCTAATAACTCTGAAAAGAGATTTACAAAGGAAATTGATGCTCTCAAAAGATGTAATGAGAAGAGTTTTCAGAATGTGATAAATATATTTCAATCTGGTGTTTGCCGAATATTGAATCAGTGGCGAAATGGGTACGATCAACACCAATTCTACACCATGGAGTTTGCCCAAGCCGACCTGAAATCTTATATCGAGCAAAACAACCGAGAAATGGGCACTGATGAAAAGATACGACTTTGTTTAAGTCTTTGTGAGGGATTAAAAGAACTTTATACGGTCGGCTATTATCATCGGGATATAAAGCCAGACAACATTTTCATAATCGGGAGTGAATGGAAAATTGGTGATCTAGGATTAATATCCGAGCGGGATGGTGTTGAGGAAGTTGATAGAATAGCAGATTTCATTGGTCCAAAAGGGTGGATGTCACCTGAGGCAATGAACAAATACTTATGTGAAGGAAAGGGATTCAGATACAAGCACAATTGTTGCATCGATCATCAATCTGACATTTTTCAGCTTGGTAAGGTATTTTGGTACATTTTTCAACATAATGCTCCAATAGGATCAGTGAAAGAGAGTGATTTCCAGGTAAGAAACTCTGTGATTTACAGCATATTAAAGACTATGCTAAGTCATTCAAAATCTAAACGATATAAAAATATTGATGAAATTATCAAGCTTTTAAAAACTTGCGAGGTAAAGGCATTTAGACAATTGGTGGCATAG
- a CDS encoding glutathione-independent formaldehyde dehydrogenase yields MKALVYYGPKNVRVAEMPDPEIEQPTDVLVRITTTNICGSDLHMYEGRTNMEEGRIFGHENLGEVVEVGNAVVNIKVGDMVCMPFNISCGHCKNCESGLTAFCLTMNPGFAGAAYGFAGMGPYNGGQAEYLRVPFADFNCLKLPEDAKEKENDYVMLSDIFPTGFHATQLAGVKPGDNVVIYGAGPVGLMATISAGIKGANKIMVVDDHPDRLKLAEELGGIPIDFSKAPAVDQVLELTDGVGADRGCECVGYQCCDKHGHEHNNITMNELVQAVKFTGSIGVVGVFVAPDPKAEDPLAKKGHMDFDFGNFWLKGQSIATGQANVKSYNRQLCGLISSGKAKPSVIISHELSLDEAPDGYQHFDARDSGWTKVILKPGKQGVAKKTS; encoded by the coding sequence ATGAAAGCACTAGTGTATTACGGTCCTAAAAACGTAAGAGTAGCAGAGATGCCGGACCCGGAAATTGAACAACCTACTGACGTATTGGTGAGGATCACAACGACTAACATCTGTGGCTCGGACCTGCATATGTACGAAGGCAGGACCAATATGGAAGAAGGACGGATTTTTGGCCACGAAAATCTCGGGGAAGTAGTTGAGGTAGGTAATGCGGTGGTCAACATCAAAGTCGGTGACATGGTGTGTATGCCTTTTAATATTAGCTGCGGTCATTGCAAGAATTGCGAAAGTGGACTCACCGCCTTTTGTTTAACCATGAACCCCGGGTTTGCAGGTGCCGCTTACGGTTTTGCCGGAATGGGCCCCTACAACGGAGGACAGGCTGAATACCTGCGGGTGCCATTTGCGGACTTTAACTGTTTAAAACTTCCCGAAGATGCCAAAGAGAAGGAAAACGATTACGTAATGCTATCTGATATTTTCCCTACCGGCTTTCATGCAACTCAGTTGGCAGGCGTTAAGCCCGGGGATAATGTGGTCATTTATGGTGCCGGCCCGGTGGGCCTAATGGCAACGATTTCGGCTGGGATAAAAGGTGCAAACAAAATAATGGTGGTAGATGACCATCCTGACAGGCTGAAACTGGCCGAAGAATTGGGCGGCATACCTATTGACTTTTCAAAAGCACCAGCAGTTGACCAGGTCCTTGAATTAACCGATGGTGTCGGCGCTGACAGAGGTTGCGAATGCGTAGGTTACCAGTGTTGTGATAAGCACGGGCACGAACATAATAATATAACAATGAACGAACTCGTGCAAGCCGTTAAGTTCACAGGTTCCATTGGTGTCGTAGGTGTTTTTGTGGCACCAGACCCAAAAGCGGAAGACCCTCTTGCGAAAAAAGGCCACATGGATTTTGACTTTGGTAATTTTTGGTTGAAAGGCCAAAGCATTGCAACAGGTCAGGCAAACGTCAAATCCTATAACCGTCAGCTTTGCGGTTTGATATCTTCGGGCAAAGCCAAACCATCTGTCATTATTTCGCATGAGCTTTCATTAGACGAAGCACCGGATGGTTACCAGCATTTTGATGCACGCGACTCAGGTTGGACGAAGGTGATCTTGAAACCGGGTAAGCAAGGCGTTGCAAAAAAAACAAGTTGA
- a CDS encoding transposase, whose product MKTQFKIIAGVDISKHTLDIALISESSEILSYKIANNHSEILDLVKEVKTKFKLRYSDLAFCAENMGLYGKFLTDVLLKLRVTLFLESALQIKRSLGLQRGKTDKADAVRIAQYARKNLPTLKAWEPPRPCINELKDLHAIRKRLLKIKVILKGNSKIEKFYLDSTAASTLAEYSSRSLDAVTRDIMDVEYKMVSIIHSDERLKHLFDLVTSVPGIGTIIGNQLIIHTNEFKDFTDARKFASFCGVAPFPWSSGISVAGKNKISFYANREIKALLHIAAMRNVKYGGYSLAGYYQRKVKEGKNKMSVLKYPAYQLHICQLLNFVKVLRIQVSDVFMIDCGDV is encoded by the coding sequence ATGAAAACCCAGTTCAAGATCATTGCAGGAGTTGATATCTCAAAACATACTCTGGATATTGCGTTAATCTCAGAGAGTAGTGAAATATTGTCCTACAAGATTGCCAATAACCATTCTGAGATTCTTGACTTGGTTAAAGAAGTCAAAACAAAATTCAAACTGCGTTATTCCGACCTCGCCTTCTGTGCAGAAAATATGGGGTTGTATGGCAAGTTTTTAACTGATGTCCTCTTAAAGCTCAGGGTGACTTTATTCCTTGAATCGGCATTACAAATAAAAAGATCCCTTGGCTTACAGCGAGGTAAGACCGACAAGGCAGATGCTGTACGAATTGCTCAATACGCAAGAAAAAATCTTCCTACCCTTAAAGCATGGGAACCACCAAGGCCATGCATAAATGAATTGAAAGATCTGCACGCGATCAGAAAACGCCTTTTGAAGATTAAGGTGATCTTGAAGGGTAATTCGAAAATTGAAAAGTTTTACCTTGATTCAACAGCAGCTAGCACGTTGGCAGAATATAGCTCTCGTAGTTTGGACGCTGTCACCAGGGACATTATGGATGTGGAATACAAGATGGTATCGATCATACATTCGGATGAACGTTTGAAGCATCTATTTGATTTGGTTACTTCTGTTCCTGGCATTGGCACGATCATCGGAAACCAGTTAATCATCCATACAAATGAATTTAAGGACTTCACGGATGCAAGAAAGTTTGCTAGCTTCTGCGGAGTGGCGCCATTCCCCTGGTCGTCTGGAATCAGTGTAGCCGGAAAAAACAAAATTTCTTTCTACGCAAACAGGGAAATCAAAGCTCTACTTCATATTGCTGCGATGCGGAATGTGAAATATGGAGGATACTCATTGGCTGGCTATTATCAAAGAAAGGTGAAAGAAGGGAAAAATAAAATGAGTGTTCTCAAGTATCCGGCCTATCAACTACATATTTGTCAATTGCTGAACTTTGTTAAAGTTTTGCGGATACAGGTCAGTGATGTTTTTATGATTGATTGTGGAGATGTTTAG
- the tnpB gene encoding IS66 family insertion sequence element accessory protein TnpB (TnpB, as the term is used for proteins encoded by IS66 family insertion elements, is considered an accessory protein, since TnpC, encoded by a neighboring gene, is a DDE family transposase.), producing MQTVQYQYFLYRGSCDMRKGFDGLCGIVDSELGRVATSGEVFIFVNRRRTQLKMLRWEPGGFILYHKRLESGTFPIPKKVSSGSIFWADLVLMIEGIQILKSRRRKRFNLQQ from the coding sequence TTGCAAACTGTACAGTACCAATATTTTCTTTATCGAGGGAGTTGCGATATGCGCAAGGGCTTCGATGGACTTTGTGGCATAGTAGACTCTGAGCTTGGCCGAGTGGCCACCAGTGGGGAAGTCTTCATCTTTGTCAACCGCAGGCGCACGCAGCTAAAAATGCTTAGATGGGAGCCCGGAGGCTTCATACTATATCATAAAAGACTTGAAAGTGGGACATTCCCAATACCCAAAAAGGTCTCCTCGGGTAGCATCTTCTGGGCAGATTTAGTTCTGATGATCGAGGGAATCCAGATACTAAAAAGCCGCCGAAGAAAGCGGTTTAATTTGCAGCAATAA
- a CDS encoding phosphoadenosine phosphosulfate reductase family protein, with translation MKNKVRHVLGISGGKDSAALAIYLFNKYPQLDIEYYTCDTGKELEATYQLIKNLEIYLGKKIILLEAANKSHEDPFDHFLKLYGGYLPSSGSRWCTRKLKLDPFEKWVGDDPVISYVGIRGDESREGYISKKTNIQSIFPFRKNIWSEDVISKLLKNEQISNMANWYALTGAGKLPRILEIVEEPISGKFTQNEKLDALLDLDTRAFNQMVFEYLKTTHYPLSNCNEFELTDNEEVLIREDIFRVLRDSGVGVPQYYEKVSFEVNGQKGEYARSRSGCYFCFFQQKIEWVWLYEQHPEKFKLAMEYEKDGYTWMQDERLEDIIRPDRIRQIKEDQIKKASKANNKKSSYLIDILDESDGEGCASCFI, from the coding sequence ATGAAAAATAAAGTAAGGCACGTTTTAGGTATTTCTGGAGGCAAGGATAGTGCAGCACTTGCTATATATCTTTTTAATAAATATCCGCAACTCGATATCGAGTATTATACCTGTGATACTGGCAAAGAGCTAGAAGCAACTTATCAACTAATCAAGAATCTTGAAATATACCTTGGTAAGAAGATAATTCTTCTTGAGGCAGCAAACAAGAGTCATGAAGACCCTTTTGACCATTTTCTAAAGCTCTACGGCGGATACTTACCGTCCTCAGGTTCTCGGTGGTGTACACGGAAACTGAAGTTAGATCCCTTTGAAAAATGGGTCGGGGACGATCCTGTGATCTCGTACGTGGGTATTCGTGGTGACGAAAGTCGAGAAGGATACATTTCTAAAAAGACAAACATCCAATCAATTTTCCCATTTCGTAAGAACATCTGGAGTGAAGACGTAATTAGCAAGTTGTTGAAAAATGAGCAGATCTCAAACATGGCTAATTGGTACGCCTTAACCGGAGCAGGAAAACTACCGCGAATACTAGAAATTGTAGAGGAGCCGATATCAGGTAAATTTACTCAAAACGAAAAATTAGATGCGTTGCTTGATCTGGACACCCGCGCTTTCAACCAGATGGTATTTGAGTATTTGAAAACCACCCATTATCCGCTGTCAAACTGCAATGAGTTTGAGTTGACGGATAATGAAGAGGTATTAATACGCGAGGATATTTTCCGTGTTTTACGGGATAGCGGCGTTGGCGTTCCTCAATACTATGAAAAGGTAAGTTTTGAAGTAAATGGTCAGAAGGGAGAGTATGCCCGAAGTCGTTCGGGTTGTTATTTTTGCTTTTTCCAGCAGAAGATTGAATGGGTATGGTTGTATGAACAACATCCGGAGAAATTCAAATTAGCTATGGAATATGAAAAGGATGGATATACGTGGATGCAGGATGAGCGACTCGAAGACATTATTAGACCTGATCGTATTCGGCAGATTAAGGAAGATCAGATAAAAAAGGCTAGCAAAGCAAATAATAAAAAATCTTCTTATCTTATCGACATCTTAGACGAGTCAGATGGCGAAGGATGCGCTAGCTGCTTTATATAA
- a CDS encoding DUF262 domain-containing protein: protein MEYYVSEFPIEQLYDLVDKDKIDLNPSYQRNFIWSTINQKELIDTILLGYPLPSLFLYAKGDGNYEMVDGQQRTKTIYRFIKGIITSSKLFGGVSFNDIDTTRFLAYRLSIIVIKNLLPSDSLQDFYVLINKKGVHLNTAEVNKSEFHDTNFLRLANDLLSYQNFIDLNLFTEAATKRMNDRAYVEELLGYLISGAAKDKKKAVASLFNSDISHEEYEIFSTQFKRVIDEIHHLNTKHPIDKTRYKQKNDFYTLFSFINESEDSRDILEYQYEILLILDGRDDEGRQFIRPSNEECLALKEYANNCITQSNSKYARDRRLSFFNSILKNTVDNGNDTLVDVLTYLSSVYGEERINFKTIGNYNLLDVDSLKEN, encoded by the coding sequence ATGGAATATTATGTTTCTGAATTCCCTATAGAACAGTTATATGATCTTGTTGATAAAGACAAGATAGATCTGAATCCCTCTTATCAAAGAAATTTTATATGGTCCACAATAAATCAAAAAGAACTTATCGACACGATCCTGCTAGGATATCCACTGCCATCGTTGTTTTTGTACGCCAAGGGCGACGGTAATTATGAGATGGTTGATGGACAGCAAAGAACAAAAACAATATATCGATTTATTAAAGGTATTATAACATCATCGAAATTGTTCGGTGGTGTGTCATTTAATGATATTGATACGACTCGATTTCTCGCTTATAGACTATCCATTATAGTAATTAAGAACCTTTTACCCAGCGACTCCCTGCAAGATTTTTATGTCTTGATTAATAAAAAAGGAGTCCATCTAAATACAGCGGAGGTAAATAAGTCTGAATTCCACGATACGAATTTCCTGCGTTTAGCTAACGATCTTCTTTCTTATCAAAACTTTATTGATTTGAATTTATTTACAGAGGCGGCTACCAAGAGGATGAATGATAGAGCCTATGTCGAGGAGCTGCTTGGTTATTTAATTTCCGGCGCGGCAAAAGATAAAAAGAAGGCTGTTGCTAGTCTATTTAATTCCGACATCTCTCATGAAGAGTATGAAATATTTAGTACACAATTCAAAAGAGTCATTGATGAGATTCATCATCTCAATACTAAACATCCAATTGATAAAACAAGGTACAAGCAGAAGAATGACTTTTACACCTTGTTTTCTTTTATCAATGAGTCGGAGGATAGCCGGGATATTCTCGAATATCAATATGAAATTTTACTAATTCTCGACGGAAGGGATGATGAGGGGAGGCAATTTATACGACCGTCTAATGAGGAGTGTTTGGCTCTTAAGGAGTATGCAAACAACTGCATAACACAATCAAATTCTAAATACGCTCGAGATCGAAGGTTGTCTTTCTTTAATTCGATTCTTAAAAATACGGTAGATAACGGAAATGATACCTTAGTAGATGTGTTAACTTATCTGTCCTCAGTCTATGGGGAAGAGCGAATCAATTTTAAAACAATAGGAAACTATAACTTACTAGATGTAGATTCCTTAAAAGAGAATTAG
- a CDS encoding site-specific integrase, translated as MLETSFGLIFFLKRPKPELAEGMRYVYCRVTVNGIPKDISTKRIWHPSKWSVGAGRATGNKEDTKTLNAYLDTLTSKIYEAKRSLIEENKEVTSEAIKNILLGRTEGGKTILPIFREHNDQIAALIGADFASGTLERYETCMKHTRDFIKWKYQTDDFEIKKLDYEFISQYEFWLKAVKKISHNTTMKYLANFKKIVLLCVKRGWLLRDPFYAFKFSKREVDRQALTEAELKKVWEKDMGDGRLALVKDIFLFCCYTGLAYADIYKLKRTEVAEGVDGGKWITTKRQKTDTPSRIPILPMAMEIMERYEDHPQCENENRVLPVLSNQKMNAYLKEIADLCGINKNITFHLARHTFATTVTLTNGVPIESVSKMLGHRNIKTTQQYAKIVDRKISDDMARLKDILRK; from the coding sequence ATGTTAGAAACAAGCTTCGGGTTGATTTTCTTTTTGAAAAGACCCAAACCAGAATTAGCGGAGGGAATGCGTTACGTTTACTGTCGCGTCACCGTCAACGGCATTCCGAAGGACATCTCAACCAAACGCATTTGGCATCCGTCCAAGTGGAGCGTAGGTGCCGGCCGGGCGACCGGAAACAAGGAGGACACTAAAACATTGAATGCCTACCTCGATACGCTCACGTCCAAAATTTACGAGGCAAAGCGATCCTTGATTGAGGAAAATAAAGAAGTCACCTCGGAGGCTATCAAGAATATTCTTCTCGGAAGAACGGAAGGTGGCAAAACCATACTACCCATCTTCCGCGAGCACAACGATCAGATCGCGGCTTTGATCGGAGCAGACTTTGCATCCGGCACCTTAGAGCGGTATGAGACTTGCATGAAACATACTCGTGATTTCATCAAATGGAAATATCAGACAGATGATTTTGAAATCAAGAAACTGGACTACGAATTCATATCGCAGTATGAATTCTGGCTTAAAGCAGTTAAGAAGATCAGCCATAACACTACGATGAAATATCTAGCGAACTTTAAGAAGATCGTTCTTTTGTGTGTTAAAAGAGGATGGCTCCTACGTGATCCATTCTATGCTTTCAAATTTTCGAAGCGAGAGGTAGACCGACAGGCATTAACTGAGGCCGAGTTGAAGAAGGTATGGGAGAAAGATATGGGTGACGGTCGCCTTGCTCTTGTCAAGGATATTTTCCTTTTCTGCTGCTACACCGGCCTTGCTTACGCAGATATTTATAAATTGAAGCGGACTGAGGTTGCGGAAGGGGTAGATGGAGGAAAGTGGATAACAACTAAGCGCCAGAAGACTGATACTCCCTCGCGGATACCTATATTGCCGATGGCGATGGAGATCATGGAGCGGTATGAGGATCATCCTCAGTGCGAGAATGAGAATCGCGTGCTGCCAGTGCTTTCGAATCAGAAAATGAATGCATACTTGAAGGAGATTGCGGATTTGTGCGGGATTAACAAGAATATTACTTTCCACTTGGCCCGCCATACTTTCGCTACCACGGTCACTTTGACTAATGGGGTGCCGATTGAGAGCGTTTCTAAGATGCTAGGGCATCGGAATATTAAGACTACTCAGCAGTATGCGAAAATTGTCGATAGGAAGATTAGCGATGACATGGCGAGGTTGAAGGATATTTTACGAAAATGA
- the tnpC gene encoding IS66 family transposase, which translates to MQTALESLEKEELIALVKQREQENAYLKSQIEMYRRMQFGQKRERFEGDPAQIALPFEATTEQTAEQEEILQEKINYIRKRPNHKGRAALPSHLPVEEIEIYPAGDLSEMVCIGKEVTEELDYEPARFLIKRYIRYKYAPKNGDGVRIGQLPERVIDKGIPSAGLLASILTDKYQDHLPLYRQKQRFARDSIQIASSTIEGWTKEALTKLEPLYERLVFDIKTKGYLQVDESPIKVLESEKKGACHQGYYWVYHSPLDGVVLFDYQPTRGSAGAKTMLESFRGYLQTDGYAVYEKHGKRKDVIHLACWAHARREFERALDNDKTRAQIALSMIQQLYVVERKASQLMLDAAKIKELRLKESLPVINELGKWIFEQIKSTLPKSQIGKAMQYSYGRWDALSAYLHDGNLLIDNNQIENSIRGLALGRKNYLFAGSHEAAQRAAMIYSFFAICKKHNVNPYNWLKSTLLNISTINHKNITDLYPQNFNKVQQLTNM; encoded by the coding sequence ATGCAAACGGCTCTGGAATCGCTGGAAAAAGAAGAGTTGATCGCCCTGGTCAAACAGCGGGAGCAGGAGAACGCCTACCTGAAATCTCAGATAGAAATGTACCGCCGGATGCAGTTTGGCCAGAAGCGCGAACGTTTCGAAGGTGACCCGGCACAGATTGCGCTTCCCTTTGAAGCCACTACCGAGCAGACTGCTGAGCAAGAAGAAATCCTGCAAGAAAAAATCAACTATATCCGTAAAAGGCCTAATCATAAGGGCCGTGCGGCGCTGCCCTCTCATTTACCTGTCGAAGAAATCGAGATTTACCCCGCTGGTGATCTTTCTGAAATGGTATGTATCGGCAAGGAAGTTACCGAAGAGCTCGATTATGAACCTGCCCGCTTTTTGATCAAAAGATATATACGCTATAAGTATGCGCCTAAAAACGGTGATGGTGTCAGAATCGGTCAGCTTCCGGAGCGGGTTATCGACAAGGGGATACCATCTGCCGGACTGCTAGCCAGCATTTTAACCGATAAATATCAAGACCACCTGCCACTTTATCGCCAGAAGCAACGTTTTGCCCGGGACAGCATCCAAATTGCTTCATCAACCATTGAAGGCTGGACCAAAGAAGCCCTGACCAAGCTCGAACCGCTCTACGAGCGACTGGTCTTCGATATCAAGACAAAAGGATATCTTCAGGTGGATGAGAGTCCAATAAAAGTACTGGAAAGCGAGAAGAAGGGCGCTTGTCATCAGGGATACTATTGGGTGTACCACAGCCCCTTGGATGGCGTAGTTCTCTTTGATTATCAACCCACAAGAGGATCAGCAGGAGCGAAAACGATGCTAGAAAGCTTCAGAGGCTATCTGCAGACGGATGGGTACGCAGTTTACGAAAAGCACGGAAAACGGAAAGATGTTATCCATCTTGCTTGCTGGGCGCATGCGCGAAGAGAATTTGAACGAGCCCTGGATAATGACAAAACCAGGGCACAAATAGCACTATCGATGATCCAGCAATTATACGTTGTGGAGCGGAAGGCCAGTCAGCTGATGCTGGATGCTGCTAAAATCAAAGAGCTGCGGCTGAAAGAATCCCTTCCGGTTATCAACGAGCTGGGCAAATGGATCTTCGAACAAATTAAAAGCACGCTCCCAAAAAGCCAGATTGGAAAGGCGATGCAGTACAGTTATGGTCGCTGGGATGCGCTCAGTGCGTATTTACATGATGGAAATCTGCTGATCGATAATAATCAAATTGAAAATTCCATACGCGGCTTGGCCCTGGGTCGAAAAAATTACCTTTTTGCCGGATCACACGAAGCAGCACAGCGAGCTGCCATGATATACTCTTTCTTTGCTATCTGCAAAAAACACAATGTCAATCCCTACAATTGGCTAAAAAGCACCCTGCTAAACATCTCCACAATCAATCATAAAAACATCACTGACCTGTATCCGCAAAACTTTAACAAAGTTCAGCAATTGACAAATATGTAG